One segment of Paramormyrops kingsleyae isolate MSU_618 chromosome 8, PKINGS_0.4, whole genome shotgun sequence DNA contains the following:
- the LOC111854016 gene encoding formin-like protein 3 isoform X1, which produces MGIWISTKFGETNIAAFRFLRHHFCLRLKEEPRICFSVQTEGQFLKMGNTESVDGQGDVKPHVMQLRVPMPDSGELEERFALVLSSMNLPPDKARLLRQYDSEKKWDLICDQERFQVKNPPHTYIERLRGYLASGVAGKKFRRRIHESTKVLRELEISLRTNHIGWVREFLSDDNRGLDVLVEYLSFAQSAVIHSELASKIMKHPRHAAQKDDVHVCIMCLRAVMNYQYGFNMVMSHSRAVNEIALSLNNKNSRTKALVLELLAAVCLVRGGHEIILSAFDHFKEVCREKQRFEKLMDYFRSEDGNIDFMVACMQFINIVVHSVEDMNFRVHLQYEFTKLGLDGFLEKCRNTESDKLSVQIQAYLENMFDVGGLLEDAETKNVALEKVVDLQEHLSHVTEKLQEVENETIMKVADLEKQLLQKDKDLSSIKETYEVASCQVNTLRRMIEERDIAFQQQANVEKSLEEREQRRTLHLRPQPEGDAPRCALVGGSEDLNGGVEPRAPGSNCPTTVEPQPQAPPPPPPPPLPSTSGEGMMIVGPPPPAPPLPGTSPSVILSAGLSAIRIKKPIKTKFRLPVFNWTALKPNQIKGTVFNEIDDERVLEELDLDRFEELFKTKAQGPMMDLICPKGKVSQKAANKVTLLDVNRSKNLAITLRKAGKSTEEICKAVQLFDLKALPVDLVECLMRLLPTEAESKLLRQYERERRSLDQLAEEDRFMLHIGKIERLTQRMNMMAFMGNFDDNFNMLMPQLNAIIASSASVKSSPKLKRMLEIILALGNYMNSGKRGSVYGFKLQSLDLLLDTKSTDRKMTLLHYIALIVKEKYPELAVFPSELHFVDKAASVSLENVLLDVRELAKGMELIRKESSLHDHAVLKSFLQINEGRMEKLQKDAKMAEEAFGSVVHYFGENPKTTPPSIFFPVFVRFIKAYKDAVEDNEQRKKQEEALRVKLLAQETQEQDPKVQAQKKRQQQQDLIVELRRRQARDHRPMYEGKDGTIEDIITVLKSAPFTARTAKRGLRFFCDDSA; this is translated from the exons agttCCATGAACCTGCCTCCGGACAAAGCCAGACTCCTTCGGCAGTATGACAGTGAGAAGAAGTGGGACCTCATCTGTGACCAG GAGCGGTTTCAGGTGAAAAATCCCCCTCACACCTACATCGAAAGGCTACGCGGGTACCTTGCTTCTGGAGTTGCTGGAAAG AAATTTCGGCGACGAATTCATGAATCTACAAAGGTGCTGCGTGAACTGGAGATTTCCCTCAGGACCAATCACATTGG GTGGGTCAGGGAGTTCCTCAGTGATGATAACCGGGGTCTGGACGTCCTCGTGGAGTACCTGTCCTTTGCCCAGTCTGCTGTCAT CCACAGTGAATTAGCCAGTAAGATCATGAAGCACCCCCGCCATGCTGCCCAAAAAGACGACGTGCACGTCTGCATCATGTGTCTACGAGCCGTAATGAACTACCAG TATGGCTTTAATATGGTCATGTCCCACTCACGCGCTGTCAATGAAATCGCACTTAGTCTAAACAACAAGAACTCTAG AACAAAGGCCCTGGTGCTGGAACTACTGGCCGCCGTGTGCCTGGTCCGAGGGGGCCACGAGATTATCCTGTCCGCCTTTGACCACTTCAAAGAG gtGTGCCGGGAGAAACAGCGCTTCGAGAAGCTCATGGACTATTTCCGCAGCGAGGATGGAAACATCGATTTCATG GTGGCCTGCATGCAGTTCATCAACATTGTGGTACACTCAGTGGAGGACATGAACTTCCGGGTACACCTGCAGTATGAGTTCACCAAGCTGGGCCTGGACGGATTTCTCGAG AAATGCAGGAACACAGAGAGCGACAAGCTCTCCGTGCAGATTCAGGCTTACCTGGAGAACATGTTTGATGTGGGAGGCTTACTGGAGGATGCCGAGACCAAGAACGTGGCTCTTGAGAAAGTGGTGGACCTGCAGGAGCACCTCTCCCAT GTGACAGAGAAGCTGCAAGAGGTGGAGAATGAGACCATCATGAAAGTGGCAGACCTGGAGAAGCAGCTCCTCCAAAAAGACAAAGATCTGTCTTCCATCAAG GAGACGTATGAGGTGGCGAGTTGCCAGGTCAACACACTGAGACGCATGATTGAGGAGAGAGACATCGCCTTCCAGCAGCAGGCCAATGTGGAGAAGAGCCTAGAGGAACGTGAGCAGCGCAGGACGCTCCACCTTCGCCCACAGCCAGAAGGAGATGCCCCCAGATGTGCCCTAGTAGGAGGGAGTGAAGACCTCAATGGGGGTGTGGAGCCCAGGGCTCCAGGGAGCAACTGCCCCACCACTGTGGAACCACAGCCTcaagctccacccccaccaccacctccaccCTTACCTTCCACCTCAG GGGAAGGTATGATGATTGTGGGTCCTCCACCGCCAGCGCCGCCACTCCCCGGAACATCACCATCCGTCATCCTCAGTGCCGGCCTATCAG CCATTAGAATCAAGAAACCCATCAAGACTAAATTCCGACTGCCTGTGTTCAACTGGACGGCCCTCAAGCCCAATCAGATCAAGGGCACTGTGTTTAATGAAATCGACGATGAGCGAGTTCTGGAG GAGCTGGACCTGGACAGGTTTGAAGAGCTTTTTAAAACCAAAGCACAAGGCCCTATGATGGACCTTATCTGTCCCAAGGGCAAGGTGTCCCAGAAAGCGGCCAACAAAGTCACCCTTCTAGATGTCAACCGCTCCAAGAACTTAGCGATCACACTGCGCAAAGCGGGTAAAAGCACAGAGGAGATCTGCAAGGCCGTCCAGCT GTTTGACCTGAAGGCCCTGCCGGTAGACTTGGTGGAGTGCTTAATGCGGCTTCTGCCCACGGAGGCAGAAAGCAAGCTGCTCCGGCAGTACGAGCGTGAGAGACGCTCCCTGGATCAGCTGGCCGAGGAGGACCGCTTCATGTTGCACATCGGCAAGATCGAGAGGCTCACACAGAGGATGAACATGATGGCGTTCATGGGCAACTTCGACGACAACTTCAACATGCTAATGCCG CAACTCAATGCCATAATCGCATCATCTGCCTCAGTGAAATCGTCCCCTAAGCTGAAGAGAATGTTAGAG ATTATTTTAGCCCTGGGGAACTACATGAACAGCGGTAAAAGAGGGTCGGTGTATGGGTTCAAACTGCAGAGCCTGGATTTG CTGTTGGACACAAAATCCACGGACAGGAAGATGACTCTTCTTCACTACATTGCTCTCATCGTGAAGGAGAAGTACCCTGAACTGGCCGTTTTCCCCAGTGAGCTACACTTTGTGGACAAAGCAGCCAGTG TTTCCCTGGAGAATGTGCTGCTGGATGTGCGGGAGCTGGCTAAAGGCATGGAGCTGATCCGTAAGGAGAGCAGCCTTCATGACCACGCAGTGCTCAAGAGCTTCCTGCAGATCAATGAAGGACGGATGGAGAAACTGCAGAAGGATGCCAAGATGGCGGAG GAGGCGTTTGGCAGCGTGGTTCACTACTTTGGGGAGAACCCAAAGActacccccccctccattttctTCCCTGTGTTTGTACGCTTCATTAAGGCTTACAAG GATGCAGTAGAAGACAACGAGCAAAGGAAGAAGCAAGAGGAGGCTTTACGAGTGAAGCTTCTTGCTCAGGAGACCCAGGAACAGGACCCAAAA GTACAGGCTCAGAAGAAGAGGCAGCAACAGCAGGACCTGATTGTAGAGCTTCGCAGAAGACAGGCCAGGGACCACAGGCCCATGTACGAGGGCAAAGACGGAACCATCGAGGACATCATCACAG TGTTGAAGAGCGCCCCCTTTACAGCCCGAACTGCCAAGCGGGGCTTGCGTTTCTTCTGTGACGACAGCGCCTGA
- the LOC111854016 gene encoding formin-like protein 3 isoform X2: MGIWISTKFGETNIAAFRFLRHHFCLRLKEEPRICFSVQTEGQFLKMGNTESVDGQGDVKPHVMQLRVPMPDSGELEERFALVLSSMNLPPDKARLLRQYDSEKKWDLICDQERFQVKNPPHTYIERLRGYLASGVAGKKFRRRIHESTKVLRELEISLRTNHIGWVREFLSDDNRGLDVLVEYLSFAQSAVIHSELASKIMKHPRHAAQKDDVHVCIMCLRAVMNYQYGFNMVMSHSRAVNEIALSLNNKNSRTKALVLELLAAVCLVRGGHEIILSAFDHFKEVCREKQRFEKLMDYFRSEDGNIDFMVACMQFINIVVHSVEDMNFRVHLQYEFTKLGLDGFLEKCRNTESDKLSVQIQAYLENMFDVGGLLEDAETKNVALEKVVDLQEHLSHVTEKLQEVENETIMKVADLEKQLLQKDKDLSSIKETYEVASCQVNTLRRMIEERDIAFQQQANVEKSLEEREQRRTLHLRPQPEGDAPRCALVGGSEDLNGGVEPRAPGSNCPTTVEPQPQAPPPPPPPPLPSTSGEGMMIVGPPPPAPPLPGTSPSVILSAGLSAIRIKKPIKTKFRLPVFNWTALKPNQIKGTVFNEIDDERVLEELDLDRFEELFKTKAQGPMMDLICPKGKVSQKAANKVTLLDVNRSKNLAITLRKAGKSTEEICKAVQLFDLKALPVDLVECLMRLLPTEAESKLLRQYERERRSLDQLAEEDRFMLHIGKIERLTQRMNMMAFMGNFDDNFNMLMPQLNAIIASSASVKSSPKLKRMLEIILALGNYMNSGKRGSVYGFKLQSLDLLLDTKSTDRKMTLLHYIALIVKEKYPELAVFPSELHFVDKAASVSLENVLLDVRELAKGMELIRKESSLHDHAVLKSFLQINEGRMEKLQKDAKMAEEAFGSVVHYFGENPKTTPPSIFFPVFVRFIKAYKDAVEDNEQRKKQEEALRVKLLAQETQEQDPKVQAQKKRQQQQDLIVELRRRQARDHRPMYEGKDGTIEDIITDLRSQPFRRADAVIRSGWKRP, encoded by the exons agttCCATGAACCTGCCTCCGGACAAAGCCAGACTCCTTCGGCAGTATGACAGTGAGAAGAAGTGGGACCTCATCTGTGACCAG GAGCGGTTTCAGGTGAAAAATCCCCCTCACACCTACATCGAAAGGCTACGCGGGTACCTTGCTTCTGGAGTTGCTGGAAAG AAATTTCGGCGACGAATTCATGAATCTACAAAGGTGCTGCGTGAACTGGAGATTTCCCTCAGGACCAATCACATTGG GTGGGTCAGGGAGTTCCTCAGTGATGATAACCGGGGTCTGGACGTCCTCGTGGAGTACCTGTCCTTTGCCCAGTCTGCTGTCAT CCACAGTGAATTAGCCAGTAAGATCATGAAGCACCCCCGCCATGCTGCCCAAAAAGACGACGTGCACGTCTGCATCATGTGTCTACGAGCCGTAATGAACTACCAG TATGGCTTTAATATGGTCATGTCCCACTCACGCGCTGTCAATGAAATCGCACTTAGTCTAAACAACAAGAACTCTAG AACAAAGGCCCTGGTGCTGGAACTACTGGCCGCCGTGTGCCTGGTCCGAGGGGGCCACGAGATTATCCTGTCCGCCTTTGACCACTTCAAAGAG gtGTGCCGGGAGAAACAGCGCTTCGAGAAGCTCATGGACTATTTCCGCAGCGAGGATGGAAACATCGATTTCATG GTGGCCTGCATGCAGTTCATCAACATTGTGGTACACTCAGTGGAGGACATGAACTTCCGGGTACACCTGCAGTATGAGTTCACCAAGCTGGGCCTGGACGGATTTCTCGAG AAATGCAGGAACACAGAGAGCGACAAGCTCTCCGTGCAGATTCAGGCTTACCTGGAGAACATGTTTGATGTGGGAGGCTTACTGGAGGATGCCGAGACCAAGAACGTGGCTCTTGAGAAAGTGGTGGACCTGCAGGAGCACCTCTCCCAT GTGACAGAGAAGCTGCAAGAGGTGGAGAATGAGACCATCATGAAAGTGGCAGACCTGGAGAAGCAGCTCCTCCAAAAAGACAAAGATCTGTCTTCCATCAAG GAGACGTATGAGGTGGCGAGTTGCCAGGTCAACACACTGAGACGCATGATTGAGGAGAGAGACATCGCCTTCCAGCAGCAGGCCAATGTGGAGAAGAGCCTAGAGGAACGTGAGCAGCGCAGGACGCTCCACCTTCGCCCACAGCCAGAAGGAGATGCCCCCAGATGTGCCCTAGTAGGAGGGAGTGAAGACCTCAATGGGGGTGTGGAGCCCAGGGCTCCAGGGAGCAACTGCCCCACCACTGTGGAACCACAGCCTcaagctccacccccaccaccacctccaccCTTACCTTCCACCTCAG GGGAAGGTATGATGATTGTGGGTCCTCCACCGCCAGCGCCGCCACTCCCCGGAACATCACCATCCGTCATCCTCAGTGCCGGCCTATCAG CCATTAGAATCAAGAAACCCATCAAGACTAAATTCCGACTGCCTGTGTTCAACTGGACGGCCCTCAAGCCCAATCAGATCAAGGGCACTGTGTTTAATGAAATCGACGATGAGCGAGTTCTGGAG GAGCTGGACCTGGACAGGTTTGAAGAGCTTTTTAAAACCAAAGCACAAGGCCCTATGATGGACCTTATCTGTCCCAAGGGCAAGGTGTCCCAGAAAGCGGCCAACAAAGTCACCCTTCTAGATGTCAACCGCTCCAAGAACTTAGCGATCACACTGCGCAAAGCGGGTAAAAGCACAGAGGAGATCTGCAAGGCCGTCCAGCT GTTTGACCTGAAGGCCCTGCCGGTAGACTTGGTGGAGTGCTTAATGCGGCTTCTGCCCACGGAGGCAGAAAGCAAGCTGCTCCGGCAGTACGAGCGTGAGAGACGCTCCCTGGATCAGCTGGCCGAGGAGGACCGCTTCATGTTGCACATCGGCAAGATCGAGAGGCTCACACAGAGGATGAACATGATGGCGTTCATGGGCAACTTCGACGACAACTTCAACATGCTAATGCCG CAACTCAATGCCATAATCGCATCATCTGCCTCAGTGAAATCGTCCCCTAAGCTGAAGAGAATGTTAGAG ATTATTTTAGCCCTGGGGAACTACATGAACAGCGGTAAAAGAGGGTCGGTGTATGGGTTCAAACTGCAGAGCCTGGATTTG CTGTTGGACACAAAATCCACGGACAGGAAGATGACTCTTCTTCACTACATTGCTCTCATCGTGAAGGAGAAGTACCCTGAACTGGCCGTTTTCCCCAGTGAGCTACACTTTGTGGACAAAGCAGCCAGTG TTTCCCTGGAGAATGTGCTGCTGGATGTGCGGGAGCTGGCTAAAGGCATGGAGCTGATCCGTAAGGAGAGCAGCCTTCATGACCACGCAGTGCTCAAGAGCTTCCTGCAGATCAATGAAGGACGGATGGAGAAACTGCAGAAGGATGCCAAGATGGCGGAG GAGGCGTTTGGCAGCGTGGTTCACTACTTTGGGGAGAACCCAAAGActacccccccctccattttctTCCCTGTGTTTGTACGCTTCATTAAGGCTTACAAG GATGCAGTAGAAGACAACGAGCAAAGGAAGAAGCAAGAGGAGGCTTTACGAGTGAAGCTTCTTGCTCAGGAGACCCAGGAACAGGACCCAAAA GTACAGGCTCAGAAGAAGAGGCAGCAACAGCAGGACCTGATTGTAGAGCTTCGCAGAAGACAGGCCAGGGACCACAGGCCCATGTACGAGGGCAAAGACGGAACCATCGAGGACATCATCACAG ATCTCAGGAGCCAGCCCTTCCGGCGGGCTGACGCCGTCATCAGGAGTGGCTGGAAACGTCCTTAA
- the LOC111854016 gene encoding formin-like protein 3 isoform X3, translating into MGNTESVDGQGDVKPHVMQLRVPMPDSGELEERFALVLSSMNLPPDKARLLRQYDSEKKWDLICDQERFQVKNPPHTYIERLRGYLASGVAGKKFRRRIHESTKVLRELEISLRTNHIGWVREFLSDDNRGLDVLVEYLSFAQSAVIHSELASKIMKHPRHAAQKDDVHVCIMCLRAVMNYQYGFNMVMSHSRAVNEIALSLNNKNSRTKALVLELLAAVCLVRGGHEIILSAFDHFKEVCREKQRFEKLMDYFRSEDGNIDFMVACMQFINIVVHSVEDMNFRVHLQYEFTKLGLDGFLEKCRNTESDKLSVQIQAYLENMFDVGGLLEDAETKNVALEKVVDLQEHLSHVTEKLQEVENETIMKVADLEKQLLQKDKDLSSIKETYEVASCQVNTLRRMIEERDIAFQQQANVEKSLEEREQRRTLHLRPQPEGDAPRCALVGGSEDLNGGVEPRAPGSNCPTTVEPQPQAPPPPPPPPLPSTSGEGMMIVGPPPPAPPLPGTSPSVILSAGLSAIRIKKPIKTKFRLPVFNWTALKPNQIKGTVFNEIDDERVLEELDLDRFEELFKTKAQGPMMDLICPKGKVSQKAANKVTLLDVNRSKNLAITLRKAGKSTEEICKAVQLFDLKALPVDLVECLMRLLPTEAESKLLRQYERERRSLDQLAEEDRFMLHIGKIERLTQRMNMMAFMGNFDDNFNMLMPQLNAIIASSASVKSSPKLKRMLEIILALGNYMNSGKRGSVYGFKLQSLDLLLDTKSTDRKMTLLHYIALIVKEKYPELAVFPSELHFVDKAASVSLENVLLDVRELAKGMELIRKESSLHDHAVLKSFLQINEGRMEKLQKDAKMAEEAFGSVVHYFGENPKTTPPSIFFPVFVRFIKAYKDAVEDNEQRKKQEEALRVKLLAQETQEQDPKVQAQKKRQQQQDLIVELRRRQARDHRPMYEGKDGTIEDIITVLKSAPFTARTAKRGLRFFCDDSA; encoded by the exons agttCCATGAACCTGCCTCCGGACAAAGCCAGACTCCTTCGGCAGTATGACAGTGAGAAGAAGTGGGACCTCATCTGTGACCAG GAGCGGTTTCAGGTGAAAAATCCCCCTCACACCTACATCGAAAGGCTACGCGGGTACCTTGCTTCTGGAGTTGCTGGAAAG AAATTTCGGCGACGAATTCATGAATCTACAAAGGTGCTGCGTGAACTGGAGATTTCCCTCAGGACCAATCACATTGG GTGGGTCAGGGAGTTCCTCAGTGATGATAACCGGGGTCTGGACGTCCTCGTGGAGTACCTGTCCTTTGCCCAGTCTGCTGTCAT CCACAGTGAATTAGCCAGTAAGATCATGAAGCACCCCCGCCATGCTGCCCAAAAAGACGACGTGCACGTCTGCATCATGTGTCTACGAGCCGTAATGAACTACCAG TATGGCTTTAATATGGTCATGTCCCACTCACGCGCTGTCAATGAAATCGCACTTAGTCTAAACAACAAGAACTCTAG AACAAAGGCCCTGGTGCTGGAACTACTGGCCGCCGTGTGCCTGGTCCGAGGGGGCCACGAGATTATCCTGTCCGCCTTTGACCACTTCAAAGAG gtGTGCCGGGAGAAACAGCGCTTCGAGAAGCTCATGGACTATTTCCGCAGCGAGGATGGAAACATCGATTTCATG GTGGCCTGCATGCAGTTCATCAACATTGTGGTACACTCAGTGGAGGACATGAACTTCCGGGTACACCTGCAGTATGAGTTCACCAAGCTGGGCCTGGACGGATTTCTCGAG AAATGCAGGAACACAGAGAGCGACAAGCTCTCCGTGCAGATTCAGGCTTACCTGGAGAACATGTTTGATGTGGGAGGCTTACTGGAGGATGCCGAGACCAAGAACGTGGCTCTTGAGAAAGTGGTGGACCTGCAGGAGCACCTCTCCCAT GTGACAGAGAAGCTGCAAGAGGTGGAGAATGAGACCATCATGAAAGTGGCAGACCTGGAGAAGCAGCTCCTCCAAAAAGACAAAGATCTGTCTTCCATCAAG GAGACGTATGAGGTGGCGAGTTGCCAGGTCAACACACTGAGACGCATGATTGAGGAGAGAGACATCGCCTTCCAGCAGCAGGCCAATGTGGAGAAGAGCCTAGAGGAACGTGAGCAGCGCAGGACGCTCCACCTTCGCCCACAGCCAGAAGGAGATGCCCCCAGATGTGCCCTAGTAGGAGGGAGTGAAGACCTCAATGGGGGTGTGGAGCCCAGGGCTCCAGGGAGCAACTGCCCCACCACTGTGGAACCACAGCCTcaagctccacccccaccaccacctccaccCTTACCTTCCACCTCAG GGGAAGGTATGATGATTGTGGGTCCTCCACCGCCAGCGCCGCCACTCCCCGGAACATCACCATCCGTCATCCTCAGTGCCGGCCTATCAG CCATTAGAATCAAGAAACCCATCAAGACTAAATTCCGACTGCCTGTGTTCAACTGGACGGCCCTCAAGCCCAATCAGATCAAGGGCACTGTGTTTAATGAAATCGACGATGAGCGAGTTCTGGAG GAGCTGGACCTGGACAGGTTTGAAGAGCTTTTTAAAACCAAAGCACAAGGCCCTATGATGGACCTTATCTGTCCCAAGGGCAAGGTGTCCCAGAAAGCGGCCAACAAAGTCACCCTTCTAGATGTCAACCGCTCCAAGAACTTAGCGATCACACTGCGCAAAGCGGGTAAAAGCACAGAGGAGATCTGCAAGGCCGTCCAGCT GTTTGACCTGAAGGCCCTGCCGGTAGACTTGGTGGAGTGCTTAATGCGGCTTCTGCCCACGGAGGCAGAAAGCAAGCTGCTCCGGCAGTACGAGCGTGAGAGACGCTCCCTGGATCAGCTGGCCGAGGAGGACCGCTTCATGTTGCACATCGGCAAGATCGAGAGGCTCACACAGAGGATGAACATGATGGCGTTCATGGGCAACTTCGACGACAACTTCAACATGCTAATGCCG CAACTCAATGCCATAATCGCATCATCTGCCTCAGTGAAATCGTCCCCTAAGCTGAAGAGAATGTTAGAG ATTATTTTAGCCCTGGGGAACTACATGAACAGCGGTAAAAGAGGGTCGGTGTATGGGTTCAAACTGCAGAGCCTGGATTTG CTGTTGGACACAAAATCCACGGACAGGAAGATGACTCTTCTTCACTACATTGCTCTCATCGTGAAGGAGAAGTACCCTGAACTGGCCGTTTTCCCCAGTGAGCTACACTTTGTGGACAAAGCAGCCAGTG TTTCCCTGGAGAATGTGCTGCTGGATGTGCGGGAGCTGGCTAAAGGCATGGAGCTGATCCGTAAGGAGAGCAGCCTTCATGACCACGCAGTGCTCAAGAGCTTCCTGCAGATCAATGAAGGACGGATGGAGAAACTGCAGAAGGATGCCAAGATGGCGGAG GAGGCGTTTGGCAGCGTGGTTCACTACTTTGGGGAGAACCCAAAGActacccccccctccattttctTCCCTGTGTTTGTACGCTTCATTAAGGCTTACAAG GATGCAGTAGAAGACAACGAGCAAAGGAAGAAGCAAGAGGAGGCTTTACGAGTGAAGCTTCTTGCTCAGGAGACCCAGGAACAGGACCCAAAA GTACAGGCTCAGAAGAAGAGGCAGCAACAGCAGGACCTGATTGTAGAGCTTCGCAGAAGACAGGCCAGGGACCACAGGCCCATGTACGAGGGCAAAGACGGAACCATCGAGGACATCATCACAG TGTTGAAGAGCGCCCCCTTTACAGCCCGAACTGCCAAGCGGGGCTTGCGTTTCTTCTGTGACGACAGCGCCTGA